Genomic segment of Malus domestica chromosome 15, GDT2T_hap1:
TAAGTGAGGTACTTTGTAAGGAATTAAATATCTTTTGTCAACCACACATACTACCAGCCCACACAAATATATAATGTTGAACTATGAAGCTTGAAATTAATGAGTGCACTTTCAGCATCTGAGTCAAATTTATTAGTGAACTCAATCTTGAGGCCTCACGAATACGGCTTAGATTTCCATTTTCTCAAACTAGCTATCCAACAACGGAAATGCACAAAGTGATGCTGCGAGCACTTCTAATACCCTGAATATCTGGCTCTCATTTCTTATTCAAATCTCTTGATTCATCATCATCACCTTCCTCTTTACGAAAACATATCTACCATTTCTACTTTTGCTTATGAAACAAAGATACATTTTCGAGTCTAAGAAATTGGGACAAAAGGATCCCGCACCTATACCCAAAATTACAATTCAGCACTATAATTACTCAGTGCAGAGAGTCAGTGACCTAAAGTCGGAAGCTTTACTCGTTTATCTTCCTTATACCTCATacataaatagaaaagaaatgCAATAAAACAGCACATGTAACATGGAATCTGCAAACCGAACAGTAAAGCAGCAGCCTTCAAACCCTTttcaattcaacaatattaCAGCAACAAAAAAGCTCTATACGGCAATTAAcagctaaaacaaacaaaaacagcagaaaatcacaaaacccgaTTCTCAATCAGTTAAAAGTAGatcgagtgagagagagagagagagtatactGTCGAGATAGGTTGCAAGAGAAGTGGAAAGGAAAGTATCTTCTGCTCCAGCCCACGACATGAAGTATCTACTGGGAATTGGGAACTCGAAATTGCAACACCAAAAGTTTCTCCAGAAGAACTCTCGTCAACCCCAATGGCATTCGCTACTTcccaccaaaaaaataaaatccccAAAACCTGACAGCCCACTCGCTTTCAATCACACACTTCCTCCACCAACCCTAattccaaatttccaacaatacccaTCAAAAATCAAGATTGTGAATTGGGTTTGGACCATTAAAGTCACCGGCTTGGCCAAAAAGATGACATCTTTTTATTggtcttctctctctcccattATTGTTTATTcgattttttaagttttattactccttttttttttttttacagagttttattagtttttttttttgttggatttcATTACTTGGTAGGATTGGGATCAAAATATTTATTAACGGGGAAAACTTTGATTAGTGTAGATTTTTTGTGGAGCGTCGGATCAGATTAATCTTTAATACAAATACCACATTAGCATAAgaatattttgtaaaaaaaaatcaacgatCAACAACCACGTCATATGACTTATAAAACATGATTTAAATAGATAGTTTCTCTAACATTACTcctaaaaaatttacaaataatGTGTTAACATATTTGTTCATTGCGTTATTTTGATATAACTATTTAAAACTAACGGTTATCATAATATCATCAATGCAGCACACCATACAAATAATAAGAGTTTAAATAGTCTCCATCTGCCATGCATAGgggaaaatgaaagaaagaaaaaatgaaagatgGTACTCttatttatgatgaaattataaaagATATACAGTTGATTTATTtcgttatatatttttttgaatAATTACGTTCCAAATTTCCAATCAAATCCATGCAAAACGTCACACTCGAAGCATTGCAAAAGCAAACTGTGGCGCGCAACCGATCAACTTTGCGGCTAGGATTGACAGAAATCTGCATATTAAAGttaaaattagttaattaacgaAGCTACATAAAAAACTTACCCTGTATGTTGTTTGAACTGAAGCTGAAAGAAGTCGTACAAGTAATAGTAAATCTATATCTCTAGAACGATATCTGCAACCaagaaaaaatgtgaataaaatgATAACTTTCCAAAGCATATGTCTTTGCACTAACAGCCACTTAATCCATGTCCTAATCATGTTTAACTGCTTACATTCAGAATCAGTCTCGTCCCATTTACTTCCTTCATCATCGCCAGACTTTTTCATGGACATTGTTGAACCACTTGAACTTTGGGGATATATCTTCTTTTGAAGTAAGTACCTTCAGTATCTAGCTTTGACCCAAAATAAAAATAcgttaagaaataaaaaagatgtATCTTCTTCTGAAGTATTGAAAATCTTTCCAATATCGAGGACATTCTATTGATTTCTTGCTATGGATTCTGTCAATTTTATCTCACTGTGCGCATggcaattttgtccaaaaaaattaataaaagttgaATATACTATTAGTAGTTTCACTTGGCTACATGTATTCTCAATTGcataaaattttgtctacaTAGTTGGCAAATTGTTCCACTATGACAACATCCTTCAACTTCTGCCGATTCAATTCTAGTACAAAACCCATCAAATTTACCTTCGAGCGTGTAGTGCACATAACCATTCCCTACAACAAACCAGCAAAAGTTACCGAACAACATGTGTGACGAAATTCGATACAACTAAAAATACAGGGACGAAAGTtgaactttgtgaaaactacaTGAACCAAAAATGTGTCTTGGCCAAtctataatatatgtatgtatgtatgtatgtatgtatacgtATATTTGTTGTATAATAGATGTATGCCTTCTCCATTCTAGACTCAGGGACTGGATCTCTTAGACCAGGAGCAGCAGTGGCTGGTGCAAATCCACTTCTACAAACACTTTAGTCAGGAGAAAAGACGGTGACTTCTTCCCAATGGCGGAGTTTGTGTTATCCAAACAAACATCCTTCCCACGGCTGAGAACGACGCTAGCGCTGCGCTGGAATAGACTAATATTTACATTCGGCTCATCGCAGTCTGCATTTTTAGTACCTGTTCTCTCAGGTATCAAGCTCGACTGTCTGCTTAGAAACTTTTTAGAAACTTTTTCAAACCCAACTAGTAGTAACGTGATGGAAATCTTTAGGATGTCGCATATGTCactttagagcatctccaataggGACTCCCATTACCACCTTTGACTACTCATTTAGATCTTATTTGACAGCTTGGATTGTACTGATTATTTCaatcggataggataaatagttaTCGGAtaatactgactaaattagtcggacATTTAATGTTGTATCGGATTATTCTGTGCATTGGATAATACCTcatattataataaaaaaaattaatattttttaacaaaatgatgttaaaatgaaaaaaaggagaatactaaagaaaaacaggaaaaaaaaaaggaatttaaaaaataaaaaaaaaattctgtgcaccgacaaaataaaaacaaagaaaactaacgaaaagttcaaaaaaacttcttttttaatgaaaaattctttttaaaagtataataaatagtatcagaaaaatgtataaacgtgatttttcgttaaaactgaACAGTACCAgagtgttttattaaaactccctaaaaacagagaaggaaggaagataaaaaaaatcccCGGGTCGTCTTCCTTTCTTCATCGTCTTTCCCACCTGCAGTAAACCCTGTTGATGAACATTCCGATACAGTAACCCCACTTCTTAATTTCTCATATCAGTCGACAAAAACTAAGTTAAAAGCTCCACAATGGTCAAATAAAAGACGATTAAGATCAAATCTGATGAAGATTTACACTTTAGGGACTCACTTTTCGATTTATTAGAAATTCATTATGttcttatatttgttttatacttATTTTATACCGTTGTTGTCCCTATGTAAAAACACCAAGGACTTGTCAAAATTATCCGTCCTCATGAGGTTGTGCAAAAGTCATCATACAGTTGTTACAACTTTGAACAATTCTCACAGGCCCGCTACGACTTAGTTTGATTCCCTGCACCAAATTAAGCATAGTAGCAAATGCTGATATTCCTGGAAAGAACCTCACTGAGTAAGAAGAAAAGGTAGGGTGATAAGGAGTCCCATTGTCTCAATCCTCTTGGAATAAAGAACTTTCCAAGGCAACCATTAATTACCACCGAAAGagacatcgaagaggcacatCACGTCACTAACTCCACGCATCCGCAATTAAACCCCATTTTGTGCATCGTCTCATTTTAAGAAATTTCACTTCACCCTATCATAAGTCTTGTTTATTCTAGCTTCAAACCCAATTCTTATTGCCCTCCACCTTTTCTCAACCTTAACCATGCGTGTAAATTTCACTTTTATAAATTATACATCGTACATTCATTTCATGGTAAGAAATATCTACACAAGTATTTTGTCACAATCATTTGTTTTGTTCAAGTTTACCATTTACAGCACTTGGAAGAACGTTATGCAACAGCTCAACtgttttgtttgaaaatatATGTCAAAATTTTGGTGTATATATTACATTATAATTAATCGTTAACCAGTTGAGTGTGTTAGGTGGTGTGGGTGATCCATACGTTGCAGCAAAAGAGACATTCGATTTGCATTCTATTGTGCAGGCTAGAATAATGAGTTTTGAGACTGAGTTTGAACCATAAATTAATACACAAATTTGAATGGTAATCTATTACAATGAATTTGGAAAAACTAAATGTGACGTCCTCAGACACATAATCAGTAATTTATTGTCATTTCGCAATATGGTGTTTTTAATCTCACTTGTTTACAATACgtgttttatttattaataaaatttctTAAGTATTTGAAATATTAATGTGTATAATATGTAAGTATGATACACGTGTCAATGTAATTTTGTCGTTTAATATTTCTCTTATATAATAAGTgagaaaatcaataaatttatttttttgtgaagcTACAACCTGTAATATCATTTCATTCATACTATAAAATATACACATTTCTTAACTTTACACCCAAAAATATAcaaatgacaaagaaaaagTTCTTATTAAATAACACATTTTTGAGATTACCTAAGCATTTGCCTCCATGCTAATTGTTGACCTCataaaggaaattaatcaacaatttttcagtatttttcttaaaaaacgatattatccacATTAAAATGAGAAGTGGGTTAAGTCTCACAATGgttaacaataatatggtttaaatttgcttttgatgAGAATCAAAGCTAAGATGTGTCACTTacaatgaagagaaatatcacacCGTAGTAATAAGTATGGTTCAAATTCGGTTTTTATAAGAATGAAATCTACGCTTTACTTACAATGAATAGAAATATCACATCATAGGAACCTAAGACCTCAAGCATTTTGATTTGGCAACAAAAtatggaggcagattctctgccctctcaCTTCTCGTGCTCTCCtgttttatgtggtcacggttaagccacgttaatattttatattatttttttataaagataataagataaaaataaataataatataaaatattaacgtggtttaaccgtgactacACAAACAGTGGCACAGAAGTGGGAGAGCAGAgagcagagaatctgcctccacaAAATATAAGAGCAAATCATCCTAAAATTCGGCACACGTGGCCTCCCTAATACAAGCAGGCTAAGCAGCATCAAATTTTCCATGAGATCAACTGTTCCATCGTCACTTGCATCACTGCGAAgttccaaactttgttttctGGTTTGCTGAGAGCAACAACCTTCCCCTTGATTTGCACTCAAACTTCCCAATTTCTGAAACCAAATCCATCCCATTCTCAATCTCCACCAACATTTGACGTCTCACCCAATCCATTCCAATCCAACCCCTTTTtaccaaaacccagaaatcccaTGTCCTTAGAAATCAAGCTCATCCATTTCCCCAACCTCCCATCCCCACCTCCACTCGATTTTCCGAGTCGAATCGGCAGAACCCAATAGCCTATTTCTCGGAAAGATCACAACTTTACGGTGCTTCACAGTCGCATTGACCATGGTGGAGACTTTGCCTCTAGGGCGGTTCCACCACCAGAGGCTGGACCTGAAGCGCTGGTTCCCCGCCTTCTTATCCTCCCACAAAACCCTCTTCACCGTTCTCTGGATCGCCGCTTTCGCCTCAGTTTTCGTGTGGCAAAGGAACATTGTAAAGGGGTTTTCGATATTCCGGCGAGCTTCGGCGAGGGAGATGCCGAAGCTGCGGCCGGTGGCTTTCAATTTGACGGATTTCGGGGCCGTGggcgatggggtgactttgaacACTGAGGCGTTTGAGAAGGCGGTGCTGGCTATTTCTAAGCTGGGGAAGAAAGGCGGTGGGCAGCTCAATGTGCCTCCGGGCCGGTGGCTTACAGCGCCGTTTAATCTCACTAGTCACATGACTCTGTTTCTTGCTGAAGATGCTGAGATACTTGGGATTCAGGTAAAGCTTTTGGTTTTCTGGTCAGTTGTTATCTGTATTAGTTTCTGTTTTCGTTTCAATATGTGAAAATTTGCCTTGAATTTGTATCTGTTTCGTAGCGAAATGTGAAAGCTTTCCACTTTGCTACGATTTGTTTGTTTTCGATGAAACGGGAAATCTTAGCTGTTAGGACTTTAATAGTTCTTTTCTTCAGAGGGCTGCAATTTGATTCGACTTTTCGATATGATACTGATTAGAACTTGACATTTGATGGTAGTTATAAATGTGGACATGAATCAGGTATTTTTTGGTATCCCTTACGTGCTTTTCTTATTTGGATTTGCATGTTAGTTCTCCTCTTTATTTGCTAATGCATAGTTTGGAAGTAATGGTGATTATATCATGATTGCGGTTACTTTGTTCGGTAAGGTTTAAAGTATGGCTTTCAAGATATTTTCATTAGACGAAGatctaaaataaaatttcaaatgggAAATCTCGGTTGCGAGGAAATGTAAAGTTCATTCCTCATAtgcttcatttggtttttgctaTAAATGGAATGGGAATGGTTAACAATTTGTTTAGGACTTGAagttcaataataataataaaggaaGTCTGTTTATTGAGGTGCATAGGACTGGTTTGATGTTGGTCAATAATCAAACGAAAGTAAGCTTTGTACTTAAGTAGGTGGTGGTAGCAAGCTTCGAACTTTATTTAACATACCATCTTTTATTTTACTTCGAATTAAAACATGGAGACATCCTGAATACTACTGTTGATTTGTAAATATTATGCTAGCAAAGTCTTTTGagcattagggttttcttgtcTAGGTCTCAGTAGTTAGCATAACAACTTCATATGTGATACTGACATTTACATCCAGATTAAATTGCTGGTTAATTATATGATGTGTTTTGGAATAATATGAACCGAATCGCGTTGGAGAAACATGATTGCTAGATTTTTTTGTGGAATATGTGCTTCTTTATCTTATTCTTTTAGATTGGTTGTGAAAAGCTTGTATTGTTGCTCTGAAAATGAGCCCTGCATATGGTTTTCCAGATTTGTACGAAATGTTAACTTATAGCTGGGGATTGACAAACTAGAAAACAATTGATGCACACACTTGTATATGATTTTCCTACCTGCTTAACCTAGTGCCTATATCTGTAGAATAGACATGACATGTCTAATACCTTAGACGAGAATTTGACTTGAAAGGGCATCATCACCCACATATCCCCTGTAAAGTTTATTCCAATCCTTTAATGTGATTTAACAAACCAGTGAGAAAATCTATCATTTTACACACAAAATACACATACTGGCACGGTTTCgctaattctctctctctctctctctctctctctctctctctctctctctctgcgatGATTGCTGATGCTGCATACTCGTAtgattatctctctctctctctagaatgtACGCTATAGCTATTTAGCCTATTTCTGATGCTGCGTACTCTTATGTGCATGACAGGATGAGAAGTATTGGCCCTTGATGCCTCCATTGCCTTCCTATGGGTATGGGAGAGAGCATCCTGGGCCCCGATATGGAAGTCTGATTCATGGTCAAAATCTTAAAGATATTGTTATAACAGGTTTAGATATTTCATCCTTTTCCTATTTAAgctatatttttgtttcataGCAATGGTGTTCAACTGGAAGGTCGcggttttagtttaaaaatcTAATCTAAGTAGGACTCCAGTGTGATGTCATAAACGCAAATAAGGTTTCCTTTGGTTGTTATAGCCTTTGGCCATGAATACTATTTGTTGACATTAGACATTATAAAAAATCCAAGAAAGATTAGATCAATTAGCCATCTTAGCAGTCGAACATGATTTACTAGCAGAACTTgtaaatgaaaaattatttaGTCATTCTCTTTCAAAGAGAAAGGAGGATAAATTCTGATAGTGGATAAATAACCAACATTATTTATTTTGGTCCCATTTAAATTTTGACCCAAGGTCTTATGTTGAACGATGAATCGGGTTGATCTTGGCATCTTATATGGTATAGACAATGAAAGAATTGAAAAATGATTGTCTATAAAGCAAATGGTTGATAAAGGCATGTAATTCTATCATGAATATAATACCAGAGGCAGGTATTTTTTACTTGAGTCAGACAAGTCCCTTGACTTGCCTTTGTTTCATTTCTCTTCATCACTTGGCCATCATGCATCCCAGGGAAGTTGATGATCCTAAAATGTCCAATATATGGCATAAGCCTTCAAGTCTAGAAAATCTCTCTTTGTAGCAATCCCCTTTGCCATGCATACTTCATCACATCTTGCTTGCTACACAAGTAATATGTTGTGGTTTGTTTTAAAATTGTCTTATTCTTTATGTCAATCAAGAACGCCTGTGGACAATTGTTATCTTAGAATCCAGGCTGTAAATTTGTCGTCTTTCCACGTGTTCAATATCTGGTTTGTTCTAATTATATGTATGCATTCACTGACCAACAGGGCATAATGGTACCATAAATGGACAGGGTCAAACATGGTGGAAGAAGTACCTCCAGAAGCTTCTCAACAACACTCGGGGTCCACTTGTTCAGATTATGTGGTCTAGCGACATTTTGATCAGTAATATAACCTTGCGTGATTCTCCTTTTTGGACACTACATCCATATGACTGCAAGAACATTACTATTAGAAATGTTACAATTTTGGCTCCCATACTTAAAGCTCCAAATACTGATGGAATAGATCCTGGTAAGTGGGTCCTACTAGGGGCTTCTTCCTCTAACTATATGTTTGATATGCTGAATAACACtatttattttgaatggattGCCATTCTTTTTACTTAGGCATGATTTGGATGAGCTTATAATTTACAAATATGTAAATGCACcactaaataaaaataagatATTGTGCAAAACAAAGGGCATAAATTGAAAAATGTATTGTGCagtgaatgtttaaagtttaaacaAGACGTTCAAAATGTATTGTGCtgtgaatgtttaaagtttaaacaAGACGTTCAGTAATGTGAGTTCACAGTTTTTACGGACCAGCTAAACAGGTGTGTTGATGAACATGGGGTAGTCAATTGTGGTTTTTAGGGATGATGACCGAGAAAGATCAGGAATAATTAAGGTTGAAATATATCTCAGAGATGTATAGCTTTTTCTTGTATACCTTCATTCCCACCCCCTTTCACAGCCCCCCACCCCCCATCCCAagcgagaaagagagagaagacaaAATTCACTTATTTTCTTGTTGACTTCAATCTGGAATTGTTCTGAGCACTCTTCGTATATAATTTGAGCTATAAATTGATTGTTTTGTCTTGTAATTTTACTGGTATGCTTCATTTTTGTTTATTATGTAACCAATATTGAAtaactttgattttgtggtATAAACAGACTCATGTGAGGATATGGTGATTGAGGACTGCTACATAAGCGTAGGGGATGATGGAATTGCAATAAAGAGTGGCTGGGATCAGTATGGTATTTCTTACGGACGGCCATCAAAGAATATACTCATTAGAAATCTTGTTGTCCGCTCTATGGTCAGGTACTCTTATGCTTCTAGCAGGCTTTCATTGCATTCTTGTTGCCATCTTAAGTTAAAAAACAAGTACTTAATTGTATATCCTGGCATCATGTTATTTTCTTTCATCACTATAATTGGGGAGCTCCAGTCACACTCCATTGTAGGGTATGTATTTACCCTTACACGCTAGAGTGGGGGAGGGCAACCAGTAATGAGAATGGCACTCCCATTAAGATTCCCTAATACTGTGTCCGGGCATTCTGTACTTCTTTTCATTTGGAATATGATCATCGTTTTAGATCATAAGATAATTGACAGTTGGTTTGAGTATGTCTTG
This window contains:
- the LOC103400920 gene encoding probable polygalacturonase, with the translated sequence MVETLPLGRFHHQRLDLKRWFPAFLSSHKTLFTVLWIAAFASVFVWQRNIVKGFSIFRRASAREMPKLRPVAFNLTDFGAVGDGVTLNTEAFEKAVLAISKLGKKGGGQLNVPPGRWLTAPFNLTSHMTLFLAEDAEILGIQDEKYWPLMPPLPSYGYGREHPGPRYGSLIHGQNLKDIVITGHNGTINGQGQTWWKKYLQKLLNNTRGPLVQIMWSSDILISNITLRDSPFWTLHPYDCKNITIRNVTILAPILKAPNTDGIDPDSCEDMVIEDCYISVGDDGIAIKSGWDQYGISYGRPSKNILIRNLVVRSMVSAGVSIGSEMSGGVSNVTVENLLVWSSRRAVRIKTAPGRGGYVRQITYRNLTFDNVRVGIVIKTDYNEHPDEGYDPKALPVLKDISFTSVHGQGVRVPVRIHGSEEIPVRNVTFRDMSVGLTYKKKHIFQCAFVQGRVIGTIFPAPCENLDQYDEQGKLVKHSASQNMTDIDYDF